The sequence CCTCCCGTATTCTACGAGAAACTCGGCCGCCTCGTGAACAGTCTTTTCCTTCAGGAACGGAATTTTCAACAGCATCGGCAGGTTGATGCCCGTTACCACCTCCACGTTCTCGTCGTTCAGCATCGCAAGCGCCGCATTCGTCGGTGTCCCGCCCATCATGTCCGTCATGATGATTACCCCGTCGCCATCGTCCACCTCGCGGACAGCGTGCTTGATTTCCTCCGGCAGCCCCCCCGGGTCATCCTCCGCCCCCAGCGAGACGGCGCGCATCCGGGAGCCTCCCGCCAGGACGGAATCGGCCGCCGCCAAAAAGGCGCGCGGCAGATCTCCGTGTCCCACGACGACGAGACCGATCACGGATTTTTCTCAGACACCAGGCCGCCCCCTGCGCCCGGGGATTCCATGGCGATTTGCCGGGACAGGCGCCGGCTGAATTCATCGGCGGAGTGGTATCCCATCCGTTGCAGCAGCAGATTCCGGGCGGCGATCTCGATCAGGGTCGGGATGTTTCTCCCCGGCGCCACGGGGATGCGCACCATCGGCAGGGCCTGCCCGAGCACCTCCTTGGTCTGCAGATCGATGCCCAGGCGATCGAATGAAACATCCGCGCTCCAATCCACGAGATCGACGATCAGTTCCAC comes from bacterium and encodes:
- a CDS encoding PTS sugar transporter subunit IIA is translated as MIGLVVVGHGDLPRAFLAAADSVLAGGSRMRAVSLGAEDDPGGLPEEIKHAVREVDDGDGVIIMTDMMGGTPTNAALAMLNDENVEVVTGINLPMLLKIPFLKEKTVHEAAEFLVEYGRRNLAQPREMLRSIRRPKRKDE